A portion of the Lolium rigidum isolate FL_2022 chromosome 1, APGP_CSIRO_Lrig_0.1, whole genome shotgun sequence genome contains these proteins:
- the LOC124701037 gene encoding heptahelical transmembrane protein ADIPOR1-like, giving the protein MDQESEGTTVVLQEAPAAAMEETTAKQGGGGKKRRSKQQRRSSEGRKARREYRLVSYAELPEYMKENEFILNHYRSEWPLLNAFLSVFSWHNETINIWTHLVGFMVFLGLTVWHLAQYFPQVAHLIGHLSWPISKVAENVSSNIGDVISGAASFMQASPGLAMAAAAGVGPTTRWPFFVFLAGAMFCLLSSCACHLLSCHSHRLNLFLIRLDYTGIAVMIVVSFFPPIYYIFQCEPRWQLVYLSAISLAGAATVYALMSPRLSAGKYRAYRALLFVGMGLSGVVPAVHAAAVNWHEPRRNVTLAYEGAMAASYLTGTVFYLTRVPERWRPGMFDLCGQSHQIFHLLVIAGALAHYGAAIVFLRVRDEMGCPAK; this is encoded by the exons ATGGACCAGGAGAGCGAGGGCACCACCGTGGTGCTGCAGGAAGCGCCAGCAGCGGCCATGGAGGAGACGACGGCAAAGCAAGGAGGAGGAGGCAAGAAGAGGAGGAGCAAGCAGCAGAGGCGGTCGTCAGAAGGGAGGAAGGCGAGGAGGGAGTACCGGCTGGTGAGCTACGCGGAGCTGCCGGAGTACATGAAGGAGAACGAGTTCATCCTCAACCACTACCGCTCCGAGTGGCCCCTCCTCAACGCCTTCCTCAGCGTCTTCTCCTGGCACAACGAGACCATCAACATCTGGAC GCATCTGGTCGGGTTCATGGTGTTCTTGGGGCTCACCGTGTGGCACCTCGCCCAGTACTTCCCCCAGGTGGCGCACCTCATCGGCCACCTCTCCTG GCCCATCTCAAAGGTTGCAGAGAACGTCTCCAGCAACATAGGCGACGTCATCTCT GGCGCGGCATCGTTCATGCAGGCGAGCCCGGGcctggcgatggcggcggcggcgggggtcgGGCCGACGACGCGGTGGcccttcttcgtgttcctcgccggCGCCATGTTCTGCCTGCTGAGCAGCTGCGCGTGCCACCTGCTCTCCTGCCACTCGCACCGCCTCAACCTCTTCCTCATCCGCCTCGACTACACCGGCATCGCCGTCATGATCGTCGTCTCCTTCTTCCCGCCCATCTACTACATCTTCCAGTGCGAGCCGCGCTGGCAGCTCGTGTACCTCTCCGCCATCTCCCTCGCCGGTGCCGCCACCGTGTACGCGCTCATGTCCCCCCGGCTCAGCGCCGGAAAGTACCGCGCGTACCGCGCCCTGCTCTTCGTCGGGATGGGCCTCTCCGGGGTTGTCCCCGCCGTGCACGCCGCCGCCGTGAACTGGCACGAGCCGCGACGGAATGTGACGCTGGCGTAcgagggggccatggcggcctcgTACCTCACCGGCACCGTGTTCTACCTCACGCGCGTGCCGGAGCGGTGGAGGCCCGGCATGTTCGACCTCTGCGGCCAGAGCCACCAGATCTTTCACTTGCTAGTCATCGCCGGCGCGCTCGCGCACTACGGCGCCGCCATCGTGTTCCTTAGGGTCCGCGACGAGATGGGCTGCCCGGCTAAGTGA